A DNA window from Paraclostridium bifermentans contains the following coding sequences:
- the atpB gene encoding F0F1 ATP synthase subunit A has protein sequence MSQAKYILYFGNFKLSDTVITSWIILAGLAIASYFLTRNLKKVPTSKVQIFLEFVIGGFDKFVKATMGPTAIKELPFMVPYVGSLFLFFAVSNLIGLLGFRSPTTDLDTTLAWALITFFMIYYAGVKKKGMGMFKELLEPIPFLLPLNIIGELAKPISLSFRPFGNILGGSVIMALLYQFLGFVSTSLTGINIPFGQLIIPVPLHLYFDIFAGILQAFIFIMLTMVFVSNATE, from the coding sequence GTGAGTCAAGCAAAATATATACTATATTTTGGAAACTTCAAGTTAAGTGATACAGTTATAACAAGTTGGATAATATTAGCAGGTCTTGCTATAGCATCTTATTTTTTAACTAGAAACTTAAAGAAAGTTCCAACTAGTAAAGTGCAAATATTTTTAGAATTTGTTATAGGCGGATTTGATAAGTTTGTAAAAGCAACTATGGGACCAACAGCTATAAAAGAATTACCTTTTATGGTTCCGTATGTAGGAAGTTTATTCTTATTCTTCGCAGTATCAAACCTTATAGGACTATTAGGATTTAGATCACCTACAACAGATTTAGACACTACATTAGCATGGGCATTAATAACATTCTTTATGATTTACTATGCAGGTGTCAAGAAAAAAGGTATGGGAATGTTCAAGGAGTTACTTGAGCCAATACCATTCTTATTACCGCTTAATATAATAGGGGAATTAGCAAAACCTATATCATTAAGTTTCCGTCCATTTGGTAATATATTAGGAGGATCTGTTATCATGGCACTTTTATATCAATTCTTAGGATTCGTGTCAACAAGCTTAACAGGAATAAATATACCTTTTGGACAATTAATAATACCAGTACCATTACATTTATACTTTGATATATTTGCTGGTATATTACAAGCGTTCATATTCATAATGCTTACAATGGTATTTGTATCAAATGCTACAGAGTAA
- the atpE gene encoding ATP synthase F0 subunit C: METAIILAGSAIGAGIAVATGIGAGIGQGFAAGKAAEAVGNQPEAKGDITQTMLLGAAVAESSAIYGLVVAIILLFANPFIK; the protein is encoded by the coding sequence ATGGAAACAGCTATAATATTAGCAGGTTCAGCTATAGGAGCAGGTATCGCAGTTGCAACAGGTATAGGTGCAGGAATAGGACAAGGATTCGCAGCAGGTAAAGCTGCTGAGGCAGTTGGAAATCAACCAGAAGCTAAAGGTGATATAACTCAAACAATGTTACTTGGAGCTGCAGTTGCAGAGTCTTCAGCAATATATGGTTTAGTTGTAGCTATAATACTTCTATTCGCTAATCCATTCATAAAATAA
- the atpF gene encoding F0F1 ATP synthase subunit B — translation MELKPLIGLTYELLFQLINTFLVFVILKKLLFKPVLGIIEAREKDIQTNLAQGEKSKSEGEEFKKEFEEKLSSAKEQGQEIIKQATVRAEQKSEEIISTAKNEATSIKEKASKDIVQERQKVMNEVKDDISSIALLAASKVIESDLDKSKHEKLINDFIKEVGEAQ, via the coding sequence ATGGAATTAAAACCACTAATTGGGTTAACATACGAATTACTATTCCAATTAATAAATACATTCTTAGTGTTTGTTATTTTAAAGAAACTTTTATTTAAACCTGTTTTAGGAATAATAGAAGCGAGAGAAAAAGATATTCAAACAAACTTAGCTCAAGGAGAGAAATCTAAATCTGAGGGTGAAGAGTTCAAAAAAGAATTTGAAGAAAAATTAAGTTCTGCTAAAGAGCAGGGGCAAGAAATAATAAAACAAGCAACTGTAAGAGCAGAACAAAAATCAGAGGAAATAATATCTACAGCTAAAAATGAAGCTACAAGCATAAAAGAAAAAGCTAGCAAAGATATAGTACAAGAAAGACAAAAAGTTATGAATGAAGTTAAGGATGACATATCTTCAATAGCTTTACTTGCAGCATCTAAGGTTATAGAAAGTGACCTAGATAAGTCTAAGCATGAAAAGCTAATAAATGACTTTATAAAAGAGGTAGGCGAAGCTCAATGA
- a CDS encoding F0F1 ATP synthase subunit delta codes for MINIVASRYAEALFQVGEDSKSTEKLYNELKAVVDIINENKEFANILKSPIVSKDDKKDLISNVFGSQLNKEMLNFMKILADKDRLSLITGIAEAFKALLNDKNNILEGVAITAVPMESEELEGLQAKLSTKYNKTVILKNEVDESVLGGVLVRLGNEEIDGTVKNRLDKMKEQLSQVIS; via the coding sequence ATGATAAATATAGTTGCAAGCAGATACGCTGAAGCCTTATTCCAAGTTGGAGAAGACTCTAAGTCGACTGAAAAACTATATAATGAGCTAAAGGCTGTAGTAGATATAATAAATGAGAATAAAGAGTTTGCAAATATATTAAAATCTCCAATAGTTTCAAAGGATGATAAAAAAGATTTGATATCTAATGTATTTGGATCTCAATTAAATAAAGAAATGTTAAATTTCATGAAAATATTAGCTGATAAAGATAGATTATCTTTAATAACTGGTATAGCAGAAGCTTTTAAAGCTTTATTAAATGATAAAAACAATATATTAGAAGGAGTTGCTATAACAGCAGTTCCTATGGAAAGTGAAGAACTTGAAGGACTTCAAGCTAAACTTTCAACTAAATATAACAAAACAGTTATTTTAAAAAATGAAGTAGATGAGTCTGTATTAGGTGGAGTCCTAGTTAGACTTGGAAACGAAGAGATAGATGGAACAGTTAAAAATCGTTTAGATAAGATGAAGGAACAACTATCTCAAGTAATATCTTAG
- the atpA gene encoding F0F1 ATP synthase subunit alpha, whose protein sequence is MNLKPEEISAIIKEQIKNYENKVELTDTGSVLKVGDGIASVYGLEKAMAGELLEFPGKVYGMALNLEEEMVGAVMLGDDSGIKEGDIVKRTGNIVQVPVGDEMIGRVVNSLGQPVDGKGPINATKFRPVESEATGIMARKSVHEPLQTGIKAIDAMIPIGKGQRELVIGDRQTGKTSICVDTILNQKGKDVICIYVAIGQKRSTVSQVVSTLEKGGAMDYTIVVSATASESAPLQFLAPYAGVAMGEEFMFNGKHVLIVYDDLTKHAVAYREMSLLLKRPPGREAYPGDVFYLHSRLLERAAKLSDELGAGSITALPIIETQGGDVSAYIPTNVISITDGQIYLVPELFYAGIRPAVDPGISVSRVGGSAQIKSMKKVAGPLKLLYSQYKELAAFSQFGSDLDEDTKKRLAQGERIVEVLKQGEHQPMEVSNQVVMVFAVTNNLLADIPVNNIKRFEAELLEFIDANYPQIGEKILANEDFAQELTNAINDFKKKFVIEA, encoded by the coding sequence ATGAATTTAAAACCAGAAGAAATAAGTGCTATAATAAAAGAGCAAATAAAGAATTACGAAAATAAAGTAGAGTTAACAGATACAGGAAGTGTTTTAAAAGTTGGGGACGGTATAGCTAGTGTTTACGGATTAGAAAAAGCTATGGCTGGTGAGTTATTAGAGTTCCCAGGTAAAGTATACGGAATGGCTCTTAACCTTGAAGAAGAAATGGTTGGGGCAGTTATGCTAGGAGATGACTCTGGAATAAAAGAAGGAGACATCGTAAAAAGAACTGGTAACATAGTTCAAGTTCCAGTTGGAGATGAAATGATAGGTAGAGTTGTAAACTCATTAGGTCAACCAGTTGATGGAAAAGGACCTATAAATGCAACTAAATTCAGACCAGTTGAATCTGAAGCTACAGGAATAATGGCTAGAAAATCTGTTCATGAGCCATTACAAACAGGTATAAAAGCTATAGATGCCATGATACCAATAGGTAAAGGGCAAAGAGAGCTTGTTATCGGAGATAGACAAACAGGTAAAACATCTATATGTGTAGATACAATACTTAACCAAAAAGGTAAAGATGTTATATGTATATATGTTGCAATAGGACAAAAACGTTCTACTGTTTCTCAAGTTGTTAGTACATTAGAAAAAGGTGGAGCAATGGATTATACAATAGTAGTTTCTGCTACTGCATCTGAATCTGCACCACTTCAATTCTTAGCTCCATATGCAGGTGTTGCTATGGGTGAAGAATTCATGTTCAATGGAAAACATGTATTAATAGTATATGATGACTTAACTAAGCATGCCGTTGCATACAGAGAAATGTCATTATTACTTAAGAGACCACCAGGTCGTGAAGCGTATCCAGGAGACGTATTCTACCTACATTCAAGATTACTTGAAAGAGCAGCTAAGTTATCTGACGAATTAGGAGCAGGATCAATAACTGCATTACCTATAATAGAAACTCAAGGTGGAGACGTTTCTGCTTATATACCAACTAACGTTATATCTATAACAGACGGACAAATATACCTTGTACCAGAATTATTCTACGCAGGAATAAGACCTGCAGTTGACCCTGGTATATCAGTTTCAAGGGTTGGAGGATCTGCACAAATAAAATCAATGAAAAAAGTTGCAGGACCATTAAAACTTCTTTACTCACAATATAAAGAACTTGCTGCATTCTCTCAATTTGGATCTGACTTAGATGAAGATACTAAGAAGAGACTTGCTCAAGGGGAAAGAATAGTTGAGGTTCTTAAACAAGGAGAACATCAACCAATGGAAGTTTCAAATCAAGTTGTAATGGTATTTGCAGTTACAAATAACTTATTAGCAGATATACCTGTAAATAACATAAAGAGATTTGAAGCAGAATTATTAGAATTTATAGATGCTAATTATCCACAAATAGGAGAAAAAATTCTTGCAAATGAAGACTTTGCTCAAGAATTAACGAACGCTATAAACGATTTCAAAAAGAAATTTGTTATAGAAGCGTAA
- the atpG gene encoding ATP synthase F1 subunit gamma, with protein MAGAGMKEIKTRIASVENTKQITKAMELVSSSKFRRAKEKAESSKAYFNTLKEAVENIAKSTSGVKSEFLKQREVKNRCYVVIAGDRGLAGGYNANVFKALAAETQGSKNVKVVTIGKKAKEFVSKRGFEVIGSIPSVENANYEDIMNISKTVMDSYQNGDIDEVKLIYTEFVSALSQEPRLVKLLPISIEANKGEEKKQSGAAVQYLPSADAVLGFIVPKYVSGMIYGGLAESYASEQAARRTAMESATDNANEMISNLELQYNRARQAAVTQEISEIVAGASSAQ; from the coding sequence TTGGCAGGAGCTGGAATGAAGGAAATCAAAACTCGTATTGCCAGTGTTGAAAATACGAAACAAATAACTAAAGCAATGGAATTAGTTTCTTCTTCTAAATTTAGAAGAGCTAAGGAAAAAGCTGAAAGTTCTAAAGCGTATTTTAACACTTTGAAAGAAGCTGTAGAGAATATAGCTAAGAGTACGAGCGGAGTTAAAAGTGAATTTCTTAAACAAAGAGAAGTTAAAAATAGATGTTATGTAGTAATAGCAGGAGATAGAGGACTTGCAGGTGGATACAACGCAAATGTATTTAAAGCATTAGCGGCTGAAACTCAAGGTTCTAAAAATGTTAAAGTTGTTACTATAGGAAAAAAAGCAAAAGAATTTGTTAGCAAAAGAGGATTTGAAGTAATAGGATCAATACCTTCTGTTGAAAATGCTAACTATGAAGATATAATGAATATATCAAAAACTGTAATGGATTCGTATCAAAACGGAGACATAGACGAAGTTAAATTAATATATACAGAGTTCGTTTCTGCATTAAGTCAAGAGCCAAGATTAGTTAAGCTTTTACCAATAAGTATAGAAGCTAACAAAGGTGAAGAGAAGAAGCAAAGTGGAGCGGCAGTTCAATACTTACCTTCTGCAGACGCTGTGCTTGGATTTATAGTTCCTAAGTATGTATCAGGAATGATATACGGAGGATTAGCTGAGTCTTACGCTTCAGAGCAAGCTGCAAGAAGAACAGCTATGGAATCAGCAACAGACAATGCAAATGAAATGATATCTAATTTAGAATTACAATACAATAGAGCAAGACAAGCTGCAGTTACTCAAGAAATATCTGAGATAGTTGCAGGAGCTTCTTCAGCTCAATAA
- the atpD gene encoding F0F1 ATP synthase subunit beta, protein MANIGKIVQVIGPVVDVKFNDEKSLPNLLNALEIKHGDKKIVVEVAQHVGDDTVRCISMSSTDGLVRGMEVVDTGAAISVPVGEETLGRIFNVLGEPVDGKEAPKDAPKNPIHREAPAFDELNPGAEILETGIKVVDLLAPYLKGGKIGLFGGAGVGKTVLIQELINNIATQHGGISVFAGVGERTREGNDLFHEMSDTGVINKTALVFGQMNEPPGARMRVALTGLTMAEYFRDQQGQDVLLFVDNIFRFTQAGSEVSALLGRTPSAVGYQPTLATEMGRLQERITSTNKGSITSVQAVYVPADDLTDPAPATTFTHLDAKTVLSRQKASLGIFPAVDPLESTSRVLDPAIVGKEHYEIAVSVQSILQKYKELQDIIAILGMDELSDEDKITVNRARKIERFLSQPFFVGEQFTGIPGKYVPVKETVRSFKEILEGKHDNLPESAFLFVGSIEEAVEKAKESR, encoded by the coding sequence ATGGCAAACATAGGTAAAATAGTTCAGGTTATCGGGCCAGTTGTTGACGTAAAGTTCAATGATGAAAAAAGCTTACCTAATCTATTAAATGCATTAGAGATAAAGCACGGAGATAAAAAAATAGTTGTAGAGGTTGCACAACACGTTGGTGATGATACTGTAAGATGTATATCAATGAGTTCAACTGATGGACTAGTAAGAGGTATGGAAGTTGTTGATACAGGAGCTGCTATAAGTGTTCCTGTAGGAGAAGAAACTTTAGGAAGAATATTCAATGTATTAGGTGAGCCAGTTGATGGTAAAGAAGCTCCAAAAGATGCTCCTAAAAACCCTATACATAGAGAAGCACCAGCATTCGACGAATTAAACCCAGGAGCTGAGATACTAGAGACTGGTATAAAAGTTGTTGACTTACTAGCACCATACTTAAAAGGTGGTAAGATAGGTCTATTCGGAGGAGCTGGAGTTGGTAAAACAGTTCTTATACAAGAGCTTATTAACAATATAGCTACTCAACACGGTGGTATATCAGTATTCGCAGGTGTTGGAGAGAGAACAAGAGAAGGTAACGACTTATTCCATGAGATGAGCGATACAGGAGTTATAAATAAAACAGCTCTAGTATTCGGACAAATGAATGAGCCACCTGGAGCAAGAATGAGAGTTGCTTTAACTGGTCTTACAATGGCTGAATACTTCAGAGATCAACAAGGGCAAGACGTTTTATTATTCGTAGATAATATATTCCGTTTCACTCAAGCAGGATCTGAGGTTTCTGCACTTCTTGGACGTACTCCATCAGCAGTTGGATACCAACCAACATTAGCAACAGAGATGGGTAGATTACAAGAGAGAATAACATCTACAAATAAAGGGTCTATAACATCAGTTCAGGCTGTATATGTACCTGCCGATGACTTAACTGACCCAGCACCAGCTACAACATTCACTCACTTAGATGCTAAAACAGTTTTATCTAGACAAAAAGCTTCTCTAGGTATATTCCCAGCTGTTGACCCATTAGAGTCTACATCTAGAGTTCTTGACCCAGCTATAGTTGGTAAAGAACATTACGAGATAGCAGTATCAGTTCAATCTATACTTCAAAAGTATAAAGAACTTCAAGATATAATAGCTATACTTGGTATGGATGAATTATCTGATGAAGATAAGATAACTGTTAACAGAGCTAGAAAGATAGAGAGATTCTTATCTCAACCATTCTTCGTTGGTGAGCAGTTCACAGGAATACCAGGTAAATATGTACCTGTTAAAGAAACTGTAAGAAGTTTCAAAGAAATATTAGAAGGTAAGCATGATAACTTACCAGAATCAGCTTTCTTATTCGTAGGAAGTATAGAAGAGGCAGTTGAAAAAGCGAAGGAGAGTAGATAA
- the atpC gene encoding ATP synthase F1 subunit epsilon: MASEFAVKIVTPEKVFYEGQTEMIIVRTTEGDRGILKNHRPLVAGLSDGTLRLKREGKFKEAKISGGFVQVEKEQAVILTESAEWL, translated from the coding sequence ATGGCAAGCGAATTTGCGGTTAAAATTGTTACTCCTGAAAAAGTCTTCTATGAAGGTCAAACAGAGATGATAATAGTGAGAACTACTGAAGGAGATAGAGGTATATTAAAAAACCACAGACCTTTAGTTGCAGGATTATCAGATGGAACTCTACGTCTAAAAAGAGAAGGTAAATTTAAAGAAGCAAAAATATCTGGAGGATTCGTTCAAGTTGAAAAAGAGCAAGCTGTTATTTTAACTGAATCTGCAGAATGGTTATAG
- the acpS gene encoding holo-ACP synthase yields MNILGIGIDIVEIERIENILKNKKRFLNKIFTDEEIKYFESKKFRSETIAGNFSAKEAISKAFGTGIKDFNFDDIEVLRDENGKPIVKTYNNLRQMCIDYNVLEIQVSISHSENYAVANAMVIVKE; encoded by the coding sequence ATGAATATATTGGGTATAGGTATAGATATAGTAGAAATAGAAAGAATAGAAAACATATTAAAAAATAAAAAAAGATTTTTAAATAAAATATTCACTGATGAAGAGATAAAGTATTTTGAATCAAAAAAATTTAGATCTGAAACTATAGCTGGAAATTTTTCTGCAAAAGAAGCTATAAGTAAAGCTTTTGGAACAGGCATTAAAGATTTTAATTTTGATGACATAGAGGTTTTAAGAGATGAAAATGGAAAGCCTATAGTTAAAACTTATAATAATTTAAGACAAATGTGCATAGATTATAATGTTTTAGAAATACAAGTATCTATATCTCATAGTGAAAATTATGCTGTAGCTAATGCTATGGTAATAGTTAAGGAGTGA
- a CDS encoding CBS domain-containing protein, protein MKTKKAKDIMTTNVKVARETDNIQDIANILITEKIGGVPVVDKDNKVVGIISETDIMKKEKYVDPPEYITFLQGLICINDFKKIEHDIKDIAATKVKDLMSEDVIKVYENDTFDDIANIMIKKSVNRVPVVDENDKIKGIICRYDIIKSMYEE, encoded by the coding sequence ATGAAAACTAAAAAAGCGAAAGATATAATGACTACTAATGTAAAGGTAGCAAGAGAAACTGATAATATACAGGATATAGCTAACATTCTTATAACTGAGAAAATAGGTGGAGTACCTGTAGTGGATAAAGATAATAAAGTTGTAGGTATTATCTCAGAAACAGATATAATGAAAAAAGAAAAATACGTAGATCCTCCAGAGTACATAACATTTTTACAGGGGTTAATATGTATTAATGATTTTAAAAAGATAGAACATGATATAAAAGATATAGCAGCTACTAAAGTCAAAGACTTAATGTCTGAAGATGTAATAAAAGTTTATGAAAATGATACATTTGATGATATTGCAAACATAATGATAAAAAAATCAGTAAACAGAGTTCCTGTAGTTGATGAAAATGACAAAATAAAAGGAATAATTTGTAGATACGATATAATAAAATCTATGTATGAAGAATAG
- the gerS gene encoding germination lipoprotein GerS: MKRKWTLFLILVISFTTIFIGCEKSKSTKEEVYKNFQNDISKMKYYKCKADIEVIGNKKSHKYSFLHEYNGPGNFKLVALQPEHLKGKTIEYKQDKIIVTNPELEDKLILPNVGKDSQHLFVGDFVENYLQGEDVEIGMKNGYLMLTVSIPGNTKYFNKQILYIDSKENYPAKLEILDQEGNTRFIVNYSDFKYKK; encoded by the coding sequence GTGAAACGCAAGTGGACGTTATTTTTGATTTTAGTTATAAGCTTTACGACTATATTTATAGGTTGTGAAAAAAGCAAGTCCACAAAAGAAGAGGTATACAAAAACTTTCAAAATGACATATCGAAGATGAAGTACTATAAGTGTAAAGCAGACATAGAAGTTATAGGAAATAAAAAATCTCATAAATACTCTTTTTTACATGAATATAATGGTCCTGGCAATTTTAAATTAGTTGCCTTACAGCCTGAACACCTTAAGGGTAAGACTATAGAATACAAACAAGATAAGATAATTGTAACTAACCCAGAGTTAGAAGATAAATTGATTTTACCTAATGTAGGAAAAGATAGTCAGCATTTATTTGTTGGAGATTTTGTAGAGAATTATCTACAAGGGGAAGATGTAGAGATTGGAATGAAGAATGGGTATTTAATGCTTACAGTATCAATACCTGGGAACACTAAATATTTCAACAAGCAGATACTTTATATAGACTCAAAAGAAAATTATCCTGCTAAATTAGAAATATTAGATCAGGAAGGGAATACCAGATTTATAGTCAATTATTCTGATTTTAAGTACAAGAAATAG
- the alr gene encoding alanine racemase, producing the protein MKINITAPTWAEINLDNISNNLKNIKKILKEDTKICGVVKANAYSHGAVQISKFLERENVDYLAVSRLEEGLELRQNDIGLPILCLGYIPNQSLEEAIINDISLTIFSYETAFLANKIAKKHNKKAKIHIKIDTGMSRIGFQVNDESITEIIRINQLENIFIEGIYTHFATADERNKEYTYGQVYKFNLVIEKLQSADIDIPIKHVSNSAATMECKDLNFNMVRCGIILYGHYPSDEVNKDIIDLKPAMTLKTRISHIKEVDENIGISYGLKYVTKSKERIVTVPIGYADGFTRMQKNPKAYIQGLEFDVVGTICMDQCMIKIDKDIDIKIDDEVIIFSESENQSVEKIAKDLGTINYEVLCMISRRVERVYMERNAIVQKDNYLVK; encoded by the coding sequence ATGAAGATAAATATAACAGCTCCTACATGGGCGGAGATAAATCTAGATAATATAAGTAATAATTTAAAAAATATAAAAAAAATATTAAAAGAAGATACTAAAATTTGTGGAGTGGTTAAGGCTAATGCATATAGTCATGGGGCAGTGCAGATATCAAAGTTTTTAGAAAGAGAAAATGTAGATTATTTAGCAGTATCTAGGCTTGAAGAAGGTCTAGAACTTAGACAAAATGATATAGGATTACCTATATTATGTTTAGGATATATACCAAATCAATCTTTAGAAGAAGCTATAATTAATGACATCAGTTTAACTATATTTTCATATGAAACTGCATTTTTAGCAAATAAAATCGCAAAAAAACATAACAAAAAAGCTAAAATTCATATAAAAATAGATACAGGAATGAGTAGGATAGGATTTCAAGTAAATGATGAATCTATAACTGAAATAATTAGAATCAATCAACTTGAAAATATTTTTATAGAGGGCATATATACACATTTTGCTACGGCTGATGAAAGAAATAAAGAATACACTTATGGTCAAGTTTATAAATTTAACTTAGTAATTGAAAAATTACAATCTGCAGACATTGATATTCCTATAAAACATGTTTCTAATAGTGCAGCAACTATGGAATGTAAAGATTTGAATTTTAATATGGTTAGATGTGGAATTATACTTTATGGACATTATCCTTCTGATGAGGTAAATAAAGATATAATTGATTTAAAACCTGCTATGACATTGAAAACTAGAATTTCTCATATAAAGGAAGTGGATGAGAATATAGGTATAAGTTATGGTCTTAAATATGTAACTAAATCTAAAGAAAGAATAGTTACAGTACCTATTGGATATGCTGATGGATTTACAAGAATGCAAAAAAATCCCAAGGCTTATATACAAGGATTAGAGTTTGATGTTGTAGGAACTATATGTATGGATCAATGTATGATAAAAATAGATAAAGATATAGACATAAAAATTGACGATGAGGTTATAATATTTTCTGAGAGCGAAAATCAGAGTGTAGAAAAAATAGCTAAAGACTTAGGAACAATAAATTATGAAGTCTTATGTATGATTTCTAGACGAGTTGAACGTGTTTATATGGAAAGAAATGCAATTGTACAAAAAGATAATTATTTGGTAAAATAA
- a CDS encoding type II toxin-antitoxin system PemK/MazF family toxin yields MSSNNLDIKRGHLFYADLSPVVGSEQGGIRPVLIIQNDIGNKYSPTVIVAAITSQINKAKLPTHIEISSNEYGLNKDSVILLEQIRTIDKKRLREKIGYLDECMMEKVNNSLLISLGLFQI; encoded by the coding sequence GTGAGTTCTAACAATTTAGATATAAAACGCGGACATTTATTTTATGCCGATTTAAGCCCTGTAGTTGGATCTGAACAAGGTGGAATAAGACCAGTTCTAATCATTCAAAATGATATAGGAAACAAGTACAGTCCAACTGTTATTGTTGCGGCAATAACTTCGCAAATTAACAAGGCTAAATTACCAACTCATATTGAAATTAGTTCGAATGAGTATGGGCTTAATAAAGATTCCGTTATTCTCTTAGAGCAAATAAGAACTATAGATAAAAAGCGTTTAAGAGAAAAAATAGGTTATCTAGATGAATGTATGATGGAAAAAGTGAATAATAGTCTGCTTATAAGTTTGGGATTATTTCAAATTTAA
- a CDS encoding transketolase, with product MRDHKVLNGIARNIRRDIVTMIHSSKSGHPGGSLSAVEILTSLYFDEMNVDSRNPKMEDRDRFVLSKGHAAPVLYSTLAEKGYFDKTELNSLRKIGAMLQGHPDMKGIPGVEMSTGSLGQGFSVACGMAMASKLDNAPWRVYTLLGDGEIQEGIVWEAAMSAAHYKLDNLVAFLDYNGLQIDGEVEKVMNVGPAMDKFKSFGWNVIEIDGHDFDQIFAALDMAKETVGKPTMIIAKTVKGKGVSFMENNAGWHGTAPSDSDLEKALQELGGSDNE from the coding sequence ATGAGAGACCATAAAGTATTAAATGGAATTGCACGTAATATAAGAAGAGATATAGTTACCATGATACATAGTTCTAAATCTGGACATCCAGGAGGATCATTATCTGCAGTTGAAATATTAACATCACTTTATTTTGATGAAATGAATGTAGATTCTAGAAATCCAAAGATGGAAGATAGAGATAGATTTGTACTATCAAAAGGACACGCAGCTCCAGTTTTATATTCTACATTAGCTGAGAAGGGTTATTTTGATAAAACAGAATTAAACTCATTAAGAAAAATAGGAGCAATGTTACAAGGTCATCCAGATATGAAGGGAATACCAGGAGTTGAAATGTCAACAGGTTCTTTAGGACAAGGTTTTTCAGTAGCGTGTGGTATGGCAATGGCATCTAAATTAGATAATGCGCCATGGAGAGTATACACATTACTTGGGGATGGAGAAATACAAGAAGGTATAGTTTGGGAAGCAGCAATGAGTGCAGCTCACTATAAATTAGATAATTTAGTAGCATTTTTAGATTACAATGGATTACAAATTGACGGAGAAGTTGAAAAAGTTATGAATGTAGGTCCTGCAATGGATAAATTCAAAAGCTTTGGATGGAACGTTATTGAAATAGATGGACATGATTTTGATCAAATATTCGCAGCTCTTGATATGGCTAAAGAAACAGTAGGGAAACCTACAATGATAATAGCTAAAACTGTTAAGGGTAAAGGTGTTTCTTTTATGGAAAATAATGCTGGATGGCATGGAACAGCACCTAGTGATAGCGATTTAGAAAAAGCATTACAAGAATTAGGAGGTTCGGATAATGAGTAG